In Proteiniborus sp. DW1, the following proteins share a genomic window:
- a CDS encoding cysteine desulfurase family protein: MKVYLDNSATTRPRDEVIEEISYMLRVQYGNPSSLHRMGLEVEKRIENSRKVVAEFLRCDKDEIFFTSGGTESNNIAIQGIINKNIKRGDHIITTKFEHSSVLNVVKYYENKGIKVTYLDLDEYGMINLEQLENSISESTILVTIMMVNNEIGTILPIESISKVVKNKNRNTKIHVDGIQAFSKLDIDIRKLNIDTFSFSSHKVYGPKGVGGLYVKKDIILEPIIFGGNQERGVRSGTENVPGIIGFGKAVEILKEKYKEEAEEIKKLKAYFVKKLKDKIDNIRINSFLDDRCAPHILNVSFMDVRGEVLLHYLEDNGVYVSTASACSSHGKGKSHVLKSIGLKDNEIEGAIRFSFSHYNTLEEMDYVIEKLEQSVKDIRRITMR; this comes from the coding sequence ATGAAGGTTTATTTAGATAATAGCGCTACAACAAGACCTAGAGATGAGGTAATTGAAGAAATATCCTATATGCTAAGAGTTCAATATGGGAACCCATCATCTCTACATAGAATGGGATTAGAAGTTGAAAAACGAATTGAAAATTCAAGAAAAGTTGTAGCAGAATTTCTAAGATGCGATAAAGATGAGATATTCTTTACTTCAGGAGGTACAGAATCAAATAACATTGCTATTCAAGGTATAATAAACAAAAATATAAAAAGAGGAGATCATATAATCACAACAAAATTTGAACATTCCTCAGTGTTAAATGTTGTAAAGTATTATGAAAACAAAGGAATAAAAGTAACCTATCTAGATTTAGATGAATATGGTATGATAAATTTGGAGCAATTAGAAAATAGTATTAGTGAAAGCACCATTTTAGTAACCATAATGATGGTAAATAATGAAATAGGAACTATACTCCCAATAGAATCTATTAGTAAAGTAGTAAAAAATAAAAATAGAAATACAAAGATACATGTTGACGGTATCCAAGCCTTCAGTAAGCTAGATATAGATATTAGAAAACTAAATATAGATACATTTTCTTTTAGCAGTCATAAGGTTTATGGTCCTAAAGGAGTAGGTGGACTATATGTTAAAAAGGACATTATACTAGAACCTATAATCTTTGGGGGAAATCAAGAAAGAGGAGTAAGGTCAGGTACTGAAAATGTACCTGGAATTATTGGTTTCGGAAAAGCTGTTGAGATCCTAAAAGAAAAATACAAGGAAGAAGCTGAGGAAATAAAAAAGCTTAAAGCCTATTTTGTTAAGAAGCTTAAAGACAAGATAGATAACATTAGAATTAACAGTTTTCTGGATGATAGATGTGCTCCTCATATTTTAAATGTTTCATTTATGGATGTTAGAGGAGAGGTATTATTGCACTATCTTGAGGATAATGGAGTATATGTATCTACAGCATCAGCTTGCTCTTCACATGGAAAAGGAAAGAGCCATGTATTGAAATCTATAGGTCTGAAAGATAATGAGA